One genomic region from Xyrauchen texanus isolate HMW12.3.18 chromosome 4, RBS_HiC_50CHRs, whole genome shotgun sequence encodes:
- the LOC127641294 gene encoding piggyBac transposable element-derived protein 2-like, producing MAGRRKIYSAREVIEYICLPDGALSDTESIPDDKIADPDFEESPEAYESDSRFDDDKPLAAIPKANLNHLDVEIHNIHADSDTEVPDDNEPQPGPAPVNKEFSWRQRKPPAADIDSSFRGPAFSPPPDEIPSPKWYFDQFMDKSVFEHISHQSNLYAVMKNGSELKTTPSEIEQFIGLHILMTVVRMPSYRMYWQMATRYDPIATVMGRKRFDNLHTYIHMNDNTNVKQKGEPGYDPLFKVRPVLEKVRANCVTGLVYDFEVYTGKGTVTNERGLRVAGEVVLRLVSEVPKGLNYKCFFDNWFTSPELIVELKKMGILTVATINRNRLRGCTLKSDKELSNAGRGAYEVKYEKTSGMSIVKWYDNKAVLLASSFIGPEPVERCRRWSKEKKEYVEVDRPHIVKVYNHNMGGVDLADMFAALYRIDIRPRRWYLRILYYLIDLSLVNGWLLYRRHLTQKQEKKYMPLLDFRVQVADALIKVGKQADLNSRKRGRPSLEDDPMSHQAAPPPTPLQRISAPSVDVRLDRCDHFPIHAEKRGRCRLCKNGYTQMACLKCKVLLCFTKDKNCFLEYHMTK from the exons ATGGCAGGCAGACGAAAGATTTACTCAGCCAGGGAAGTCATCGAGTACATTTGCCTTCCTGATGGTGCTTTATCTGACACAGAATCCATTCCAGACGATAAAATTGCTGATCCAGATTTTGAGGAATCTCCTGAAGCATACGAGTCTGACTCCAGATTTGATGATGATAAGCCACTTGCAGCAATACCAAAAGCTAATCTCAACCACCTTGATGTTGAAATTCATAACATACATGCAGACAGTGACACTGAGGTCCCAGATGACAATGAACCTCAGCCAGGCCCAGCTCCAGTCAACAAAGAGTTTTCTTGGAGGCAGAGGAAACCCCCAGCAGCTGACATAGACTCTTCATTCCGAGGACCTGCATTCTCACCTCCCCCAGACGAAATACCAAGTCCAAAGTGGTATTTTGATCAGTTCATGGACAAATCTGTGTTTGAACATATTTCTCACCAATCTAACTTGTATGCAGTTATGAAGAATGGCTCAGAACTGAAAACAACCCCTTCTGAAATAGAGCAATTCATTGGTTTACACATCTTGATGACCGTAGTACGTATGCCATCGTACCGCATGTACTGGCAGATGGCAACCCGCTACGACCCAATTGCGACAGTCATGGGACGTAAGCGATTTGATAATCTGCATACATACATCCACATGAACGACAATACCAATGTGAAGCAAAAGGGTGAGCCTGGATACGATCCATTATTCAAGGTGCGTCCAGTTCTTGAGAAAGTCCGTGCCAACT GTGTCACTGGACTAGTCTATGACTTTGAAGTATACACTGGAAAAGGGACCGTGACCAATGAGCGTGGACTTCGTGTTGCCGGTGAAGTTGTGCTTCGTCTCGTATCAGAAGTTCCAAAAGGACTAAACTACAAGTGCTTCTTCGACAACTGGTTCACTTCCCCTGAACTCATTGTGGAACTGAAGAAAATGGGAATTCTAACAGTTGCTACCATCAATCGTAACCGTCTCCGTGGATGTACCCTCAAGAGTGACAAGGAACTCTCAAATGCCGGGCGTGGTGCGTATGAAgtgaaatatgaaaagacaagTGGGATGTCCATCGTGAAGTGGTATGATAACAAGGCAGTGTTGCTGGCGTCATCCTTCATTGGCCCTGAACCTGTTGAGAGATGCAGAAGGTGGTCGAAAGAGAAGAAGGAATATGTGGAAGTGGACAGACCCCACATTGTCAAGGTGTACAACCACAACATGGGAGGAGTAGACTTAGCAGACATGTTTGCAGCTCTCTATCGCATTGACATCCGCCCACGTCGTTGGTATCTGCGCATTTTGTACTACTTGATTGACCTATCACTGGTCAATGGTTGGCTCCTCTATCGCCGTCATCTCACCCAGAAGCAGGAGAAGAAGTATATGCCACTTCTTGACTTCCGTGTTCAAGTTGCAGATGCCCTCATCAAGGTTGGCAAACAGGCTGACTTGAACAGTAGGAAAAGAGGACGACCGTCATTGGAAGATGATCCAATGTCCCATCAAGCTGCCCCACCTCCAACTCCACTTCAGAGGATCTCTGCACCATCGGTTGATGTCAGATTAGACCGATGCGATCATTTCCCCATCCATGCTGAGAAACGTGGACGATGCAGACTGTGCAAGAATGGCTACACGCAAATGGCCTGCCTGAAGTGCAAAGTACTTCTGTGCTTTACAAAAGACAAAAACTGTTTCTTGGAGTACCACATGACAAAGTGA